Proteins found in one Flavobacterium channae genomic segment:
- a CDS encoding M28 family metallopeptidase, translating to MRYFSYLLLFVFASCASQSTKVVQSESKSYRVAEENVIKTLSYLTSDELEGRDSGSEGIEKAAVFLENLLKENGIKPYFKTYRDTLSNYDKPSYNVVGYIEGSDSKLKNEFIIIGAHYDHIGRIKAVNGDGIGNGANDNASGTTAVTEVAKYFAKFKNNKRSVLFVFFSAEEKGLLGSKHLAAKLKEQNMNLYFMFNFEMIGVPMKDKGMDFYLTGFGKTNMAAKMNEYAGEKLVGYLPIETKYMLFRASDNYPFFTEFNVPAQTVSTFDFENFEFYHQPDDEFELMDTKHMTNVISKTIPVLEKMINASEKEINLNEK from the coding sequence ATGCGTTATTTCTCTTATTTATTGCTTTTTGTATTTGCATCATGTGCATCACAGTCTACAAAAGTTGTTCAATCTGAATCAAAATCATATCGAGTTGCTGAAGAAAATGTAATCAAAACACTTTCGTATTTAACATCTGACGAATTAGAAGGTCGTGATTCTGGTAGTGAAGGAATTGAAAAAGCTGCTGTTTTTTTAGAAAATCTACTTAAAGAAAACGGAATTAAACCTTACTTCAAAACGTATCGTGATACATTATCTAATTATGATAAACCTTCTTATAATGTTGTTGGTTATATTGAAGGATCAGATTCAAAACTAAAAAATGAGTTTATAATTATTGGTGCTCACTATGATCACATCGGAAGAATAAAAGCGGTTAATGGAGATGGTATTGGTAATGGCGCTAATGACAATGCATCTGGAACAACTGCGGTAACTGAAGTAGCAAAGTATTTTGCTAAGTTTAAAAATAATAAAAGAAGTGTGCTTTTTGTGTTCTTTTCAGCAGAAGAAAAAGGACTTTTAGGGTCTAAACATTTAGCGGCTAAATTGAAAGAGCAAAACATGAATTTGTATTTTATGTTTAATTTCGAGATGATTGGCGTACCAATGAAAGACAAAGGAATGGATTTCTATTTGACAGGTTTTGGTAAAACAAATATGGCGGCTAAAATGAATGAGTATGCTGGAGAAAAATTAGTTGGTTACTTGCCAATAGAAACTAAATATATGTTGTTTAGAGCTTCGGATAATTATCCTTTTTTTACTGAATTTAATGTTCCTGCTCAAACAGTTTCTACATTTGATTTTGAAAATTTTGAATTTTATCACCAACCTGATGATGAATTCGAATTGATGGATACAAAACATATGACTAATGTAATTTCTAAGACAATTCCTGTTTTAGAAAAAATGATTAACGCTTCAGAAAAAGAAATCAATTTAAATGAAAAGTAA
- a CDS encoding SDR family NAD(P)-dependent oxidoreductase has product MKSKNIIITGTSRGIGYEMALQFASAGHNVLAISRKTPKELMENQNITCLSIDISNPNELLQVENFINSIWKKVDVLIHNAGLLVNKPFSQLTPSDFEQVYKVNVFAVAELTRICIPFMEKGSHVVTISSMGGIQGSMKFAGLAAYSSSKGAVITLSELLAEEYKEQGIAFNVLALGAVNTEMLQEAFPGYEAPLSANEMADYIFNFALTGNKYYNGKVLQVSSSTP; this is encoded by the coding sequence ATGAAAAGTAAAAATATAATCATAACTGGAACTTCACGTGGAATAGGTTACGAAATGGCTTTGCAATTTGCAAGTGCTGGACACAATGTGTTAGCAATTTCACGTAAGACACCTAAGGAGTTAATGGAAAATCAAAATATTACATGTTTGTCTATTGATATTTCAAATCCAAATGAATTGCTTCAAGTAGAAAATTTTATCAATAGTATTTGGAAAAAAGTAGATGTTTTAATTCATAATGCTGGTTTGTTAGTTAATAAACCTTTTTCGCAATTGACTCCAAGTGATTTTGAGCAAGTTTATAAAGTAAATGTTTTTGCTGTTGCAGAATTAACAAGAATCTGTATTCCTTTTATGGAAAAAGGAAGTCATGTGGTAACAATTAGTTCGATGGGAGGAATACAAGGAAGCATGAAGTTTGCTGGATTGGCGGCTTATTCGTCAAGTAAAGGAGCTGTAATTACACTTTCGGAATTATTAGCGGAAGAATACAAAGAGCAAGGAATTGCATTTAATGTTTTAGCACTTGGAGCAGTAAATACTGAAATGTTACAAGAAGCATTTCCTGGTTACGAAGCACCACTCTCAGCAAATGAAATGGCTGATTATATTTTTAATTTTGCTTTAACAGGAAATAAATATTACAACGGAAAAGTATTGCAGGTTTCATCATCAACACCTTAA
- a CDS encoding DUF389 domain-containing protein, translating to MKVNGEQSSEYRKNSVRGFLKETFNIIDDTDVNATIDDIKAGIPIKGQTAWVLIFSILIASAGLNTSSTAVVIGAMLISPLMGPIMGMGLSLGINDVFLLRKAVKNFAIMVALSLITSFLYFSIPVFQHETPELIARTGPDVRDVIIAFAGGLALIIAFSRRSKAITTISGVAIATALMPPLCTAGFGLATGKWHFFRGAMFLFSINTIFIATATFTIVRFLKFPFEHYLDSKRKKVISNVIYVSAFVILVPSVFFFYKLYKQTDFNQTISHFIQDQKENKGVLIFDIDKDYSKKEISFAIIGNKIDDKDLNGLKILLSQKGYDNVKINIVKNYQESEGNKKLNEDEKILLTSQKIANNQYPIAAVFEDISKEIHALDTNIVEVSYGRILKSNFNMIDTIPTFYIQWREESVDVEEKNDKIQNWLRVKTENQKLRVEAVK from the coding sequence ATGAAAGTTAACGGAGAACAATCCTCAGAATATCGTAAAAATAGTGTGAGAGGTTTTTTAAAAGAAACTTTCAACATTATAGACGATACCGATGTAAATGCAACTATTGATGATATTAAGGCAGGTATTCCTATTAAAGGACAAACGGCTTGGGTATTGATATTTTCAATTTTAATTGCATCTGCAGGATTAAATACAAGTTCAACAGCTGTTGTTATTGGTGCCATGCTTATTTCTCCTTTGATGGGACCAATTATGGGAATGGGATTGTCATTAGGAATTAATGATGTTTTTTTACTTCGTAAAGCAGTAAAGAATTTTGCGATTATGGTCGCGTTGAGTTTGATTACTTCGTTTTTATACTTTAGTATTCCGGTGTTCCAACACGAAACGCCAGAATTAATTGCAAGAACAGGTCCAGATGTTCGAGATGTAATTATAGCATTTGCTGGAGGTTTGGCTTTAATTATTGCTTTTAGTAGACGTTCTAAAGCAATAACTACAATATCTGGAGTAGCAATTGCAACTGCTTTAATGCCACCATTGTGTACTGCTGGATTTGGATTGGCAACTGGGAAATGGCATTTTTTTAGAGGAGCAATGTTTTTGTTTTCAATCAATACAATTTTTATTGCTACAGCAACTTTTACAATTGTTCGTTTTTTAAAATTTCCTTTTGAGCATTACTTAGATTCTAAGAGGAAAAAAGTGATTTCAAATGTAATTTATGTTTCCGCTTTTGTGATTTTAGTTCCAAGTGTTTTTTTCTTCTATAAACTGTATAAGCAAACCGATTTTAATCAAACGATTAGTCATTTTATTCAAGATCAGAAAGAGAATAAAGGGGTTCTAATTTTTGACATCGATAAAGATTACTCAAAGAAAGAAATTTCGTTTGCAATTATTGGTAATAAAATTGATGATAAAGATTTAAATGGTTTAAAGATATTGTTATCTCAAAAAGGATACGATAATGTAAAAATAAATATCGTTAAGAATTATCAGGAGTCAGAAGGGAATAAAAAGTTAAATGAAGATGAAAAAATCTTATTAACTTCTCAAAAAATTGCTAATAATCAATATCCTATAGCAGCTGTTTTTGAAGATATAAGCAAAGAAATTCATGCATTGGATACCAACATAGTTGAGGTTTCCTATGGTAGGATTTTAAAGTCAAATTTCAACATGATTGACACAATACCTACTTTCTACATTCAATGGCGTGAAGAATCGGTTGATGTGGAAGAGAAAAATGATAAAATTCAAAATTGGCTTAGAGTTAAAACCGAAAATCAAAAATTGCGAGTTGAAGCTGTTAAGTAA
- a CDS encoding MlaE family ABC transporter permease, translated as MMLIRYLSQIGKYFIMLKEIFNKPTKWSVMRQLIFKEVDDLIIDSLGIVSFISFFVGGVVAIQTALNLTNPLIPKYLIGFATRQSVVLEFAPTFISIIMAGKMGSFITSSIGTMRVTEQIDALEVMGVNSLNYLVFPKIIALLLYPFVIGLSMFLGVFGGWMAAVYGGFTTSFEFTTGLQTEFIPFHITYAFIKTVVFALLLATIPSFHGYYMKGGALEVGKASTVSFVWTSVVIILMNFILTQLLLS; from the coding sequence ATGATGCTCATTCGCTACTTATCGCAAATAGGAAAGTACTTTATTATGTTGAAAGAAATTTTCAACAAACCAACCAAATGGTCGGTTATGAGACAATTGATATTTAAAGAAGTTGATGATTTAATTATCGATTCATTAGGAATTGTTTCTTTTATATCCTTTTTCGTGGGTGGAGTTGTTGCAATTCAAACTGCTTTAAACTTAACAAACCCTTTAATTCCAAAATATTTAATTGGTTTTGCTACTCGTCAATCTGTTGTTTTAGAATTTGCACCTACTTTTATTTCCATCATTATGGCAGGAAAAATGGGTTCGTTCATCACTTCAAGTATTGGGACAATGCGTGTAACAGAACAGATTGATGCATTAGAAGTTATGGGAGTAAATTCTTTAAACTATCTGGTTTTTCCAAAAATAATCGCACTACTTTTATATCCTTTTGTTATTGGATTAAGTATGTTTTTAGGTGTTTTTGGTGGATGGATGGCTGCTGTTTATGGTGGTTTTACGACTAGTTTTGAATTCACAACCGGACTTCAAACTGAATTTATTCCATTTCACATTACTTATGCGTTTATAAAAACGGTTGTTTTTGCTTTACTATTAGCAACTATACCTTCATTTCATGGTTATTACATGAAAGGTGGCGCTTTGGAAGTTGGTAAAGCAAGTACAGTTTCTTTCGTTTGGACGTCAGTTGTGATTATTTTAATGAACTTTATATTAACCCAACTACTATTGAGCTAA
- the pdhA gene encoding pyruvate dehydrogenase (acetyl-transferring) E1 component subunit alpha, which translates to MKPITREVYLKWYEDMLFWRKFEDKLAAVYIQQKVRGFLHLYNGQEAVLAGALHAMDLSKDKMITAYRNHVQPIGMGVDPRKVMAELYGKVTGTSKGMGGSMHIFSKEHGFYGGHGIVGAQIPVGAGIAFADKYFNTGGVTLTYFGDGAARQGSLHEAFNMAMNWKLPVVFIVENNGYAMGTSVERTANHTDIWKLGLGYEMPCGPVDGMNPVKVAEAMHEAMERARRGDGPTFLEMKTYRYRGHSMSDAQLYRTKDEVEEYKKIDPIIQVLDVIKENNYATEAEIEVIDQRVADLVAECEKFAEESPFPEAQQLYDVVYEQENYPFIPHKL; encoded by the coding sequence ATGAAGCCAATTACAAGAGAAGTTTACCTAAAGTGGTATGAAGATATGCTATTTTGGAGAAAGTTTGAAGATAAACTTGCAGCAGTTTATATCCAACAAAAAGTTAGAGGTTTTTTACATTTATATAATGGACAAGAAGCTGTTTTGGCTGGAGCTTTACATGCGATGGACTTGTCTAAAGATAAAATGATTACTGCTTATCGTAATCACGTTCAGCCAATTGGTATGGGAGTTGATCCAAGAAAGGTAATGGCTGAATTATACGGAAAAGTAACAGGTACTTCTAAAGGTATGGGAGGTTCTATGCATATCTTTTCAAAAGAGCATGGTTTCTATGGTGGTCATGGTATCGTTGGAGCGCAAATCCCTGTAGGAGCAGGTATTGCTTTTGCAGATAAGTATTTTAATACTGGAGGTGTTACTTTAACTTATTTTGGAGATGGTGCTGCTCGTCAAGGGTCATTACACGAAGCCTTCAATATGGCTATGAATTGGAAATTACCAGTTGTATTTATCGTTGAAAATAACGGTTATGCAATGGGAACTTCTGTTGAAAGAACGGCTAATCATACAGATATTTGGAAATTAGGTTTAGGATACGAAATGCCATGTGGACCAGTTGATGGAATGAACCCTGTTAAAGTTGCTGAAGCTATGCATGAAGCAATGGAAAGAGCACGTCGTGGAGATGGACCAACTTTCCTTGAAATGAAAACATATCGTTACAGAGGACACTCAATGTCTGATGCACAATTATATAGAACGAAAGATGAAGTGGAAGAGTATAAAAAAATCGATCCAATTATTCAAGTTTTAGATGTTATTAAAGAAAACAATTATGCTACTGAAGCAGAAATTGAAGTAATCGATCAACGTGTTGCTGATTTAGTTGCAGAATGTGAAAAATTCGCTGAAGAATCTCCATTCCCTGAAGCACAACAGTTGTACGATGTAGTTTACGAACAAGAAAATTATCCATTTATCCCACATAAATTATAA
- a CDS encoding SprT-like domain-containing protein yields MDILQKYLPEHAVHHCFELIKANHVHLKIVNERQTRHGDYRKDAQGYHLITVNASLNKYRFLITLIHEIAHLVAFEKYGRNIKPHGDEWKLTFQRLMIPFIRPEIFPHQLLPLLAKHFRNPKASSDTDAKLAIALKQFDQKETDKNYIFEIPMGSHFRIHNGKIFKKIALRVKRYECLEISSGRLYLFQPNAEVELLPN; encoded by the coding sequence ATGGATATATTACAAAAATACCTTCCCGAACACGCGGTTCATCATTGTTTTGAGTTAATCAAAGCCAATCATGTGCATCTTAAAATTGTAAATGAACGACAAACACGTCATGGTGATTATCGAAAAGATGCACAAGGTTATCATTTGATTACTGTAAATGCGAGCTTAAATAAATATCGTTTTCTAATTACTTTAATTCATGAAATTGCGCATTTAGTTGCTTTTGAAAAATATGGTCGAAATATAAAACCTCATGGCGATGAATGGAAACTTACTTTTCAACGTTTAATGATACCGTTTATTCGACCAGAGATTTTTCCGCATCAGTTGTTGCCTTTATTAGCAAAGCATTTCAGAAACCCTAAAGCAAGTAGTGATACTGATGCAAAGTTAGCTATAGCATTAAAACAATTTGATCAAAAAGAAACCGATAAAAATTATATCTTTGAAATTCCGATGGGAAGTCATTTTAGAATTCACAATGGGAAAATTTTTAAGAAAATAGCATTACGCGTAAAACGATATGAATGTTTAGAAATAAGTTCTGGTCGTTTGTATTTGTTTCAACCAAATGCTGAAGTAGAATTATTACCTAATTAA
- a CDS encoding ABC transporter ATP-binding protein produces the protein MIEVKDIIKKFGEQTVLKGVSTRFEAGMTNLIIGQSGSGKTVFLKSLLGLHTPDSGTISFDGRIYSELSNDEKRNLRTEIGMVFQGSALFDGMTVEENIGFPLKMFSNKTPKEIKERVDFVIDRVHLVNAHHKRPSEISGGMQKRVAIARAIVNNPKYLFCDEPNSGLDPKTAIVIDNLIQEITEEYNITTVINTHDMNSVMEIGKKIVFLKNGLLEWEGSNKEIFKTDNEAVTDFVYSSELFKRVRKMYLEEDIT, from the coding sequence ATGATTGAAGTAAAAGACATTATAAAAAAGTTTGGCGAACAAACGGTTTTAAAAGGCGTTTCTACTCGTTTTGAAGCTGGAATGACTAATCTTATCATTGGACAAAGTGGTTCTGGGAAAACGGTATTTTTAAAGTCACTTTTAGGATTACATACCCCTGATAGCGGAACGATTTCGTTTGATGGCAGAATTTATTCTGAACTATCAAATGATGAAAAAAGGAATTTACGAACAGAAATAGGAATGGTATTCCAAGGAAGTGCATTATTTGACGGCATGACCGTAGAGGAAAACATTGGATTTCCATTAAAAATGTTTTCCAACAAAACACCAAAAGAAATTAAAGAACGTGTTGATTTTGTTATCGACAGAGTTCACTTGGTAAATGCACACCATAAACGCCCTTCTGAAATTTCAGGAGGAATGCAAAAACGTGTAGCCATTGCAAGAGCTATTGTAAACAATCCTAAATACCTTTTTTGCGACGAACCTAACTCTGGTTTGGATCCAAAAACAGCCATCGTAATTGACAATTTGATTCAGGAAATTACCGAAGAATACAACATTACTACCGTGATTAATACACACGATATGAACTCGGTAATGGAAATTGGTAAAAAAATTGTGTTCCTAAAAAATGGTTTATTAGAATGGGAAGGAAGTAATAAAGAAATTTTCAAAACTGATAACGAAGCCGTTACCGATTTTGTTTATTCATCTGAATTATTCAAACGTGTAAGAAAAATGTATCTTGAAGAAGATATTACTTAA
- the porV gene encoding type IX secretion system outer membrane channel protein PorV — protein sequence MKKIAILLTLFIVGQYVKAQENRVITTGVPFLLIAADARSAGMGDMGVATSADAFSQQYNPAKFAFSLQKQGFSVSYTPYLSSIANDISLGQLSYYNRINERSAFAASFRYFGLGDIELRQTPDPYEVVQTVNPNEFALDGSYSLKLSERFSMAVGGRFIRSALRIPDVNNDVKAATTFAVDIAGYYQSEEMAYTDFNGRWRAGFNFQNLGPKISYDSDDLNDNFLPANMRLGAGFDFIFDEYNKIGVIAEVTKLLVPTPPKTVFEFDSNGDGDFDDPGDITPSAAQQANDQALSEYRKTSWTSGIFKSFGDAPDGFSEELKEFTWALGAEYWYQDSFALRLGYFNENELKGARKFFTLGAGFKYNVVKIDVSYLFSASKVRNPLENTLRFSLTFNFGDNYDEL from the coding sequence ATGAAAAAAATTGCTATATTATTAACCTTATTTATTGTAGGTCAATATGTTAAAGCGCAAGAAAATAGAGTAATAACTACTGGAGTTCCTTTCTTGTTAATTGCTGCTGATGCTCGTTCGGCTGGTATGGGAGATATGGGAGTAGCAACTTCTGCCGATGCTTTTTCGCAACAATACAATCCTGCTAAATTTGCTTTTTCACTTCAAAAACAAGGTTTTTCTGTAAGTTATACGCCTTATTTGTCTAGTATTGCAAACGATATTTCTTTAGGACAATTGTCATATTATAATAGAATTAACGAACGAAGCGCTTTTGCAGCATCGTTTCGTTATTTTGGTTTAGGAGATATTGAATTGAGACAAACTCCAGATCCTTATGAGGTTGTTCAAACGGTTAACCCAAATGAATTTGCTTTAGATGGTTCTTATTCGTTAAAATTAAGTGAACGATTTTCTATGGCTGTTGGCGGAAGATTTATTCGTTCTGCATTAAGAATTCCAGATGTAAATAATGATGTTAAAGCTGCCACAACTTTTGCAGTTGATATTGCAGGTTATTATCAATCTGAAGAAATGGCTTACACGGATTTTAATGGGAGATGGAGAGCTGGTTTTAACTTTCAAAATTTAGGTCCAAAAATTAGTTATGATAGTGATGATTTAAATGATAACTTTTTACCGGCTAATATGCGTTTAGGGGCTGGTTTTGATTTTATATTTGATGAGTATAATAAAATAGGAGTAATTGCTGAAGTTACTAAACTTTTAGTTCCGACACCCCCTAAAACAGTTTTTGAATTTGACTCGAATGGTGATGGAGATTTTGATGATCCTGGAGATATTACTCCTTCAGCTGCACAACAAGCTAATGATCAAGCACTTTCTGAATATAGAAAAACTAGTTGGACAAGTGGTATTTTTAAATCTTTTGGAGATGCGCCTGATGGTTTTTCGGAAGAATTAAAAGAGTTTACTTGGGCGTTAGGAGCAGAATATTGGTATCAAGATTCATTTGCGCTACGTTTAGGTTACTTTAATGAAAATGAATTAAAAGGAGCAAGAAAGTTTTTTACATTAGGAGCAGGTTTTAAATACAACGTAGTAAAAATCGATGTATCGTACTTGTTCTCTGCATCTAAAGTTAGAAACCCATTAGAAAACACATTACGTTTTTCTTTAACGTTTAACTTTGGTGATAATTACGATGAGTTATAA
- the cdd gene encoding cytidine deaminase — protein sequence MKQISINTTISVLSKDELSQEEVSLMDQAVEARAKAYAPYSKFTVGAALLLDNGVVIQGSNQENAAYPSGLCAERVAIYYAGATFPDAKIVKMFITASPQDRELDEPIPPCGSCRQAIAEYEFKQDLDIAIFFMGAKGNIYKSDSLKNILPLVFDKNHL from the coding sequence ATGAAGCAAATTTCAATTAACACAACAATTTCGGTACTTTCTAAAGATGAATTATCTCAAGAGGAAGTTAGTTTAATGGATCAAGCAGTTGAAGCAAGAGCTAAGGCTTACGCTCCTTATTCAAAATTTACCGTTGGTGCAGCTTTATTATTAGATAATGGAGTAGTAATTCAAGGTTCTAATCAAGAAAATGCAGCTTATCCATCTGGTTTATGTGCGGAGCGTGTTGCAATTTATTATGCTGGTGCAACTTTCCCAGATGCTAAGATTGTAAAAATGTTTATAACGGCTTCTCCTCAAGATAGAGAATTAGATGAGCCAATTCCTCCATGTGGAAGTTGTAGACAAGCAATCGCTGAATATGAATTTAAGCAAGATTTAGATATTGCAATTTTCTTTATGGGAGCTAAAGGAAATATTTATAAATCAGATTCTTTGAAAAATATCTTGCCTTTGGTTTTTGACAAGAATCATCTATAA
- a CDS encoding mannose-1-phosphate guanylyltransferase, whose protein sequence is MNKNYYAILMAGGVGSRFWPVSTTEFPKQFHDMLGTGETLIQKTFARLSQIIPKENILILTHEDYNAIVLEQLPMVKQEQIILEPVMRNTAPCILYASLKIKKQNPDAVMVVAPSDHWIEDEVQFCSNLQYAFDFCERDENLMTLGILPTFANTGYGYIEFDKLDSRPIKKVKQFREKPDYATARKFIQSRNFLWNAGIFVWSANSVLKAFEEFQPVMFDHFMKGYDVLNTPNEEAFVKENYALAQNISVDYAILEKAQNVYVLPATFDWNDLGTWGSLYDKLPKDEQENAVVNASVYLENATNNIIRTEGKKLVVVDGLTDYIIVDKDDVLLIYPKNKEQDIKKIVSKLNN, encoded by the coding sequence ATGAACAAAAATTATTACGCAATATTAATGGCTGGTGGAGTTGGTTCTCGCTTCTGGCCAGTGAGTACAACCGAGTTTCCTAAACAATTTCATGATATGTTGGGAACAGGTGAGACTTTAATTCAAAAGACATTTGCTCGTCTTTCTCAAATTATTCCAAAAGAGAATATTTTGATTTTGACTCATGAAGACTATAATGCTATTGTTTTAGAGCAATTACCAATGGTAAAGCAGGAGCAAATTATTTTAGAGCCTGTAATGCGAAATACTGCGCCTTGTATCTTGTATGCGTCATTGAAAATCAAAAAACAAAATCCAGATGCGGTAATGGTAGTAGCGCCTTCAGATCATTGGATTGAAGATGAAGTCCAGTTTTGTTCAAACCTTCAATATGCATTTGATTTTTGTGAACGTGATGAAAATTTAATGACCTTAGGGATTTTACCAACCTTCGCTAATACAGGTTATGGTTATATTGAATTTGATAAATTGGATTCACGTCCTATAAAAAAAGTGAAACAATTCCGTGAAAAACCAGATTATGCAACTGCGAGAAAGTTTATTCAGAGTAGAAATTTCCTTTGGAATGCTGGAATTTTTGTTTGGAGTGCTAATTCTGTTTTAAAAGCTTTTGAAGAATTTCAACCAGTAATGTTTGACCATTTTATGAAGGGTTACGATGTGTTGAATACACCAAATGAAGAAGCATTTGTGAAAGAAAATTACGCTTTAGCTCAAAACATTTCTGTTGATTACGCAATTTTAGAAAAAGCACAAAATGTATATGTGTTGCCAGCAACGTTTGATTGGAATGATTTAGGGACTTGGGGTTCTTTATATGATAAATTACCAAAAGACGAACAAGAGAATGCAGTAGTAAATGCTTCTGTTTATTTGGAAAATGCTACTAATAATATTATCAGAACTGAAGGTAAAAAGCTTGTAGTGGTTGATGGTTTAACAGATTATATTATTGTTGATAAAGATGATGTTTTGCTAATTTATCCTAAGAATAAAGAACAAGACATTAAGAAAATAGTTTCTAAATTAAATAATTAA
- a CDS encoding pyruvate dehydrogenase complex dihydrolipoamide acetyltransferase, which yields MAQIITMPRLSDTMTEGVVASWLKKVGDTIKTGDILAEIETDKATMEFESFYDGVLLHIGIQEGESAPVDSLLAIIGAAGEDISALLSGGGAPAAKEEAPAASNVEATPVATSAELPAGVKVITMPRLSDTMTTGTVATWLKKVGDAVKEGDILAEIETDKATMEFESFNQGTLLYIGVQEGDSAPVDTILAILGPAGTDVSGIAANYKVGAVAEAPKAEEKAVAQVEASSVQAPVAKASGRVFASPLAKKIAQEKGINLSQVKGSGENGRIVKSDVENFSPSAVATPSQAVAEATSTVAAVKPFVPAGEVFQEEIKNSQMRKTIARRLSESKFTAPHYYLTIELDMDNAIASRNMINGLPDTKVSFNDMVIKASAMALKKHPQVNSQWREDAMVINHHVNIGVAVAVEDGLMVPVLKFTDQMSLSQIGANVKDLAGKAKSKKIQPAEMEGSTFTISNLGMFGIQSFTSIINQPNSAILSVGAIIEKPVVKNGQIVVGNTMTVTLACDHRTVDGATGAQFLQTFKAFMENPVTMLA from the coding sequence ATGGCACAAATTATAACTATGCCCCGTTTGAGTGATACAATGACTGAAGGTGTTGTTGCTTCTTGGTTAAAAAAAGTGGGTGATACTATTAAAACTGGCGATATTCTTGCTGAAATTGAAACTGATAAAGCTACCATGGAATTTGAATCTTTCTATGATGGTGTTTTATTACATATTGGAATTCAAGAAGGAGAATCTGCTCCTGTAGATTCATTATTAGCAATTATTGGTGCTGCTGGTGAAGATATTTCTGCATTATTAAGTGGAGGAGGTGCTCCTGCGGCAAAAGAAGAAGCTCCTGCTGCTTCTAATGTTGAGGCGACTCCTGTAGCAACTTCTGCTGAATTACCAGCGGGTGTTAAAGTAATTACAATGCCTCGCTTAAGTGATACTATGACAACAGGTACTGTTGCAACATGGTTGAAAAAAGTTGGTGATGCTGTTAAAGAAGGTGATATTTTAGCTGAAATCGAAACAGATAAAGCTACGATGGAGTTCGAATCTTTTAATCAAGGAACTTTATTATATATTGGAGTTCAAGAAGGTGATTCTGCTCCGGTTGATACAATTTTAGCAATTTTAGGTCCTGCTGGAACTGATGTTTCAGGAATTGCAGCTAACTATAAAGTTGGTGCTGTTGCTGAAGCTCCAAAAGCTGAAGAAAAAGCTGTTGCTCAAGTAGAGGCTTCAAGTGTTCAAGCTCCAGTTGCAAAAGCTAGTGGAAGAGTTTTTGCTTCGCCATTGGCTAAAAAAATTGCTCAAGAAAAAGGAATTAATTTATCTCAGGTTAAAGGTTCTGGTGAGAATGGAAGAATTGTAAAAAGTGATGTTGAGAACTTCTCTCCATCTGCTGTTGCAACTCCGTCTCAAGCAGTAGCTGAAGCAACAAGTACAGTTGCTGCTGTGAAACCATTTGTTCCTGCTGGTGAAGTGTTCCAAGAAGAAATTAAAAATTCGCAAATGCGTAAAACCATTGCGAGAAGATTATCAGAATCTAAATTTACAGCACCTCATTATTATTTAACTATCGAGTTAGATATGGATAATGCGATTGCTTCAAGAAATATGATTAATGGCTTGCCAGATACTAAAGTATCTTTCAATGATATGGTAATCAAAGCAAGTGCAATGGCATTGAAAAAACATCCTCAAGTAAATTCTCAATGGAGAGAAGATGCTATGGTAATTAATCACCATGTAAATATTGGTGTTGCTGTTGCCGTTGAAGATGGATTAATGGTTCCTGTATTGAAATTTACAGACCAAATGAGTTTGTCTCAAATTGGTGCTAATGTAAAAGACTTAGCAGGTAAAGCTAAATCGAAAAAAATTCAGCCAGCTGAAATGGAAGGAAGTACATTTACAATTTCTAATTTAGGAATGTTCGGAATTCAATCATTCACATCGATTATTAATCAGCCTAATTCTGCTATTTTATCTGTTGGTGCTATTATTGAAAAACCAGTGGTTAAAAATGGACAAATTGTAGTAGGTAATACAATGACTGTTACTTTGGCTTGTGACCACAGAACAGTTGATGGTGCAACTGGAGCTCAATTCTTACAAACGTTCAAAGCGTTTATGGAAAATCCAGTTACAATGTTAGCGTAA